A window of Pecten maximus chromosome 12, xPecMax1.1, whole genome shotgun sequence genomic DNA:
ataacactgatcacgatgtcgaacattaAACTGATCACAATctcgaacataacactgatcacgatctcgaatataaaactgatcacgatgtccaacataaaactgatcacgatgtcgaacataacactgatcacgatgtcgaacataaaactgatcacaatctcgaacataacactgatcacgatctcgaatataaaactgatcacgatgtccaacataaaactgatcacgatgtcgaacataaaactgatcacgatgtcgaacattaaactgatcacgatgtcgaacatgaaactgatcacgatgtcgaacataaaactgatcacgatgtccaacataacactgatcacgatctcgaacataaaactgatcacgatgtcgaacattaAACTGATCGCGatctcgaacataaaactgatcacgatgtcgaacataaaactgatcacgatatcgaacataaaactgaccacgatgtcgaacattaaactgatcacgatgtcgaacataaaactgatcacgatctcgaacataaaactgatcacgatgtcgaacataaaactgatgacgatgtcgaacataaaactgatcacgatgtcgaacataaaactgatcacgatgtcgaacataaaactgatcacgatgtcgaacattaAACTGATCACGAtttcgaacataaaactgatcacgatgtcgaacataaaactgatcacgatgtcgaacataaaactgatcacgatgtcgaacataaaactgatcacgatgtcgaacattaaactgatcacgatgtcgaacataaaactgatcgCGATGTCGAACATTAAgctgatcacgatgtcgaacataaaactgatcacgatctcgaacataaaactgatcacgatgtcgaacataacactgatcacgatgtcgaacataaaactgatcacgatgtcgaacataaaactgatcacgatgtcgaacatgaaactgatcacgatgtcgaacataaaactgatcacgatgtcgaacataaaactgatcacgatgtcgaacataaaactgatcacgatgtcgaacataaaactgatcacgatgaAATTAACATTTGTTATACAGTTTAGCTATAAACTGTTTCTGTGGGATAGCTGTCAGTAAAGATCGGGGTAAGCTGTTGATGGGGAAGTCACCTGTTTTTGGAAATATGCCGCAGTTAGCACCTTCCAATTCCACTTATTACATCCATATAATAAAACACTGAATGACTAAATATAAAAAATGcagcacttttttttttatttaaccaaatatatgtaaaattacAACAATTTGAAAGACACGTGGAGGAAATAAACGCATAaatcatatacaatatgtatattaaaataaacaaaattagcAAATAGGAAAAGAATATGGCATTGACACGTTAAATCAAAACATTGTATAACCAATGCTCTCCTCCAGTATTAGCACAAACCTGTGTACACAggtatatgtaataaataaaattatttatccCTAGATACATAAAATATGATGACATTGTCATTGATAGTTACTCTGTTGTATTCTATGTTCAAGCTGATTGAAGTTCAAAGGGACACTTTGTATGATTAACATTTATGAATCAATGAACATAATAATTTCTGGTATGGTttataaaaactaaaaatatcTCTCATGTAAAACTATATAAACAACCGAGTTAAATAACATGAgtacatacaaatattgtatgCAGATATTAAAGAGAAACACCAAATAAGATCCTCCAGGAGTGCTTCAAGTTAACCAAGTGTATATGcgaaaaaaaaaccactaaCAAAATATATGTGAATAATTTAGTTGAATCCATTATCTATGCATTTACCGAGGTAAACAAGTACAGCCAACGGCAACCTGTTCCATTTCGACATTGTACACATATTCCCCATTTCGGCACTCTCCTGTCTTTTTAAGAACCGGAAGTTGCCGACGGATAACGTGGCACCTGTGATTACGTCCAATAAGGCAATGCCTACAGAGACACCTGGTGTGAGAAATATTCACTGGGATACGGTCAAGGTCGGACTCAATGTAGTCATAGGACGGACATACGGTGTTAAGTGCTCCTTGTTGTATCAGATAACTACGTGACGGACAGCGATCATTGTTGGATATAggtctgaaaataaataatacattaaaacatCAATTTCAGACTAACCACGTTTCTCAATGACATATAGTTTgtttaatgatttataaaatgaaaaGCAAATATTGTGAATGGCGTATCGCTTTCACTGGATTTATACTCAGTACTACTCCAACCAGAAGTGGTATACCTACAGAACTTTATAAGTTATAAGTGGTATACCTACAGAACTTTATACTTATAAGTGGTATACTTACAGAACTTTATACTTATAAGTGGACAGAAGTCacgatattgtatatatgtttttcatCATTCGCTTTATACAGAAGAATCAAGAAAAATCATTGTGAACACAGTTTTTTTTCGAGTTATATCCTCTGTAGAAGCTAACACTCGTGTTCAtgtgatattgaatttattaatCCTGTTGATGAATTTCATATAAGAGGCTCGTTTCATATTAAATTAATAGAAATCAATACCTGAACAAAATCAACCACAAAAGCATGATCGAAAGAAAGTTCGAATATGTTAGAGAAAGCTAAACTAactataatatttttattgatgcattgatattttcatttccaaaatatttcattataaataaaattcagattttattgaaaaaaagtttttttttttttttttaccttaaaatgaaataatccatTAATGTATTAAATACCCTTTGAACTCCAGTACCAGAAATGTATCATGTGCTAACTTCTACCGTCTACATCAGAGGGaagtattcatatacatgtataatatttatgaaatatgtgCTCTCTCTCTCAAGATGGATAATTTGTTCCTATTACCTTGTATAATAAAgatacaaatactatatatttaatcaaacCAGTGATACTTCTTTATAAATTAAGTGTTACAAAGCCTGTGACTTACTCTCCATACATCGTCTGACTATTGATGTAAAGGTACTCGGGTAGAGTACTCTTAAGTTGAGTGAGATCCTCCACACTGGGTTCGTTACATACAACGGCAGCAGCCTGACTTACAGCCAACATCAGCAAACTCATCTGCAATAGGAAATTACCCGTTATTTTccgtaaaacaaaacatatttgatCTGTTGATCAAAATAATAGCAAGCATATCTattcaataaaacattgttGGTTGGCATGAAATGCgtgactgccctgcaggtaggccTAAGACTTATTCCTGCTGCCCCCATtccatgatcgtaagaggcgactaaaattaggatattatcttttctcttctttcttaactttctccttcttaatgtctcccttgacaatgcctcacttttggcctttagttgagcgttttCCACCTGTtgggaaggctttgggttctgtccccaagTCCACTCATGCTAAGCGCTCAGGATAttaggagtggaacgactggttcgcccgttgtcagtataatgtgaccgggtggggtgtgctgctgggcgacttcggcagtatgcttcattgaGATTGCACTacaaatcggcaaaagttccggactatcacaaggagactttacatgaacataccgcagcctcccaaaacatacatacgcactcatcacacacAAGTATTTCgaacgcacgggaggccgtcctgaaatgatcttagctgttgataggacgtaaaacaaataaaaccaaaccaaaccaaaccaaacatgaaATACGTGACCAGCTGGCGACATCCCCGAAcaaatatatgtgatatatgaTATTCTGATATTGGTAAAAGgtcttatatataaattgtGCGTAAGTTCGTCTTACTTACGTTCATTAACTGGTTACTGAAGCTTAGTTGACTTAAAATGTTATACATGGCAAGTACAAAGGTCC
This region includes:
- the LOC117338825 gene encoding interleukin 17-like protein, with the translated sequence MSLLMLAVSQAAAVVCNEPSVEDLTQLKSTLPEYLYINSQTMYGEPISNNDRCPSRSYLIQQGALNTVCPSYDYIESDLDRIPVNISHTRCLCRHCLIGRNHRCHVIRRQLPVLKKTGECRNGEYVYNVEMEQVAVGCTCLPR